Genomic DNA from Pseudodesulfovibrio senegalensis:
GAACGATGTTCGGCAGGCAGAGGTTCCTTGCCATTGTGCGCCAAAATGCCCATAAGAGGTCTGAGGATGTCGCCCATGCCGTGCTCCATGCCGTGCAGGAGTTCATGGGGAGCGCCGAGCAGAAGGACGACATTACCGTGGTGGTGGCGAAGCGGACCGGAAAACGGGCGATTCAAGGCGGAGAACGCGGAATGCAAGACATGTCTTTCCGGATGACCAACAAACAGCGGTGTTTTGAGATCTTCAGGCCCAAGGTGGAGGAATTCTGCCGCGCCAACGGGCTGGAACCCAGGGTCGTGTTCAGGCTGACTCTGGTCATCGACGAACTCATCACCAACATCATTTCCTATGGATATTCGGACATGGACGAGCATCCCATCGACGTGTTCCTGTCCACGGACGGGGAGCGGGTGGTGTTGCGCATTGAGGACGATGCCGAGCCGTTCAACATCCTGGAGGCGCCGGAGCCGGAATTGGACACGCCGCTGGATGAACGCGAACGGCCCATCGGGGGCATGGGTATTCATTTGGTGAAAAAAATGGCCAATTGCTTGAGTTACACGCGTGAACAGGGCAAGAATGTCATCGTTCTTGAAAAGACATTGAACGAAGACTGTACGTGTTAGAAAGGGAGGAGAATGTGGGCATAGAACAGGTGAATGAAGGCGGGGTGACCATTCTGCAGGTCGACGGCAGTCTGGATGGCGACGGCACGCAGGTGTTGGAGGAGAAGGTTCTCTCCCTGCTGGACGGTGACACGTCCTGCCTGCTGTTTGATTTTTCGGATTTGGACTACATCAACAGCTCCGGGCTTCGCGTCTTGGTGCTGGCTTACCAGCGGCTCAAGAAGTCCTCGGGCAAGGTGGCCATCTGCGGGGTCAAGGATTACATTCAGGAAGTGTTCGAGGTTTCGGGGTACGACAAGATCTTTTCCATGTTCCCCTCGCGCAACGAGGCCTTGGGCGGACTGTAATCGTCACGGTTCCGCCCGGAGGATCAGCAGGGTGACGTCGTCGTCCTGCGGCGTGCCCTCGCGGAAACGGTCCAGTTCGTCCATGACGGCCTGCAACAGGCCCTGGGCATCCCTGCGGGCGTTTTGCCGTACCACGCGTAAAAAGCGTTTCTGGCCGAAGCGCGTTCCGTTGGGCCCGGGCGTTTCCCATATGCCGTCGGTTCCGGCCAGCAGCGTTTGTCCGGGTTTCAGCCATTCGGTTTCATTTTCCGTGTATTCCCACGCATTATCAACCCCCAGCGGAATTCCCTGTCCCTGCAGGGGGGTGAACGTGTCCGTGCCGCTGTCATAGATTATGGCCGGAGGATGTCCTGCGTTGACCCAGCGCACGGTCCGGGACGCCTGATCCGCCTCCAGCAGGAACAGGGTCACGAAGCGTCCGGATTTGTCGGTGTCGCGGCACAGGCTGCGGTTCACGGCATGAACCGTTTCGGCCGGTCCGTGCAGGGTGGCGCCGCTCTGGCGCAGCATGGCCCGCACCGAGGCCATGAGCAGGGCCGCGCCAATGCCGTGGCCCACAACATCGCCCACCATGAAGACAGTACGTCCGCACCCGTCTTCGCATTCGATCCAGTCGTAGAAATCGCCTCCGGTCTCGTCGCTGGAGCGGCTGGCGGCCGCACAGTCCAGTTTCGGTATGTGCGGCGGGTTTGCGGGCAGGAAGTTGCGCTGGATTTCCCGGGCGATCTGCAGTCCCTGGCGCATGTGCATGCCGTGGCGCAGGCCCTTGATCATTTCATTGGTGTGCCCAGCGATGTAGCCGAATTCGTCATTGGTGGCCACGGGCACGAGTTTGTCCAGTTCGCCGCGGCTGACTCTTTCCAGCACTTCGGTTTCGTTGCGGAAAAGGATTTTCAGGTTGCGCGCCCATGAAATGATCAGGTTGATGATCAGCCCCATGAGTGCGGCCATGACAAAGGCGATCTCCGTCAGGATGCTTCGGGTGACGGTGCCCACGGCTTCGGGGTCGGGAATCTGCGTTCGCAGCCAGTGCATGTCGCGCGCGAGCAGCAGAAGCAGCAGTGCGGTCATGAGCAGCAGCGCCATGGTGGCGATGACCGCAAACCTGCGGGTCATGGGCGAAAGCTCGCGCGGCGGCCGGGTCGCGCCGTTTCGCTGCATGGCCTGCGCAATGACCGAACGTTCGCGGGCAAGGGCCATGTCCAGCCCGGCGAACAGGCCCACGGTGACCAGGCCGAGGGCCAGCTTCATGCCGCTGTGCAGCAGGGGAAAGCCGTGGACCACATGGAGAATCCCGGCCATGAGCAGGCCTGCCAGCGCAAACAGACTGAAATCCATGCGGAACTGCCGCCCTGGCTGCACGAGCAGCGGGGCGCGGTCCACCATGCGCTTGCGGATCAATACGCGCACGGCACCGGCGGCCAGCAGGGGCCAGAACAGAACCATTGCAAGCTCCCGGACCGGGAGCGCGTCCATGAGCGGTCAGACCTGACCGCCGTAGACGAGGCCGCCGGCAAAGGCTAAAACGTAATAGGCGAGTGCGCGCATGCGGATTCCTTGCGTGTTGATAAATTCATTTACTTCCTTTGCTTTACGCCATGTTCTGCGATAAAAGGCAAGCAGGATGAATGATTGCACATCAATCAATGGATGGTTTGCCATGAAACGCTTTGCCCTTGGTATGCTTTTTTCGCTTCTGCTCGTATCCGGCGCATGGGCCTCCGGCCCCGCCCCCGTATCCGTGGCCGGAATCCGGCTGGGCGACGATTTTTCACGCTATCAGGACATGTGCCGCATGGAGCACGCCGGAGCCATGTCCGACGCCATCTTCCTGGACGAGGCCCTGATTCGTACCGGGGCCATTCACGGGGTGCGCGGCGGCAGCATCATCTACGGCAACTGCGCCAATCCCGGCAAGATCGTGCGCATCAAGATCAAGTTCGCGGACATGAGCAAGCGCCTTTTCAAGGATCTGCTGGCACTGTACACCAAGCGTTTTGGCGATCCCTCCTCCTATCAGGGCGACTCCTTCCGCAATGTCATTGCCTGGGAATGGGACATCTCCGGCAGCGAGGGGCGCCATGTCAAGATCGTGCTCATGTACAGCACCGATTCTTCCATCCGGCCCGGCGTGTCCATCAAGATGACGGACCAGTCGCTGCTGGATCTCGAATTTTCCTGCTACAAGAAGAATTTCCGCAGTCTGTACAAGGCCACGGAAAATGCCGGAAAGATCACCGATCTCGACCTTTTCGTGCCGCGCTAGAATGAGCGACGCAAAGCTGGCATGGAACGGCGTCAGCCTTGTCGTGCCCGGCTTGTGGGAACCTGCTGCCATCGAGCGCCGGTACCTGCGGCTTGAGGAGCGCGGCATGCCCCGGGCCGACATCCAGTGGCGGCGCGTGCGCGGCCCGTTCGATGCCGGACGGCACGTGCGCAGACTGGCCAAGCGGTTTCGCCGGGACGAGGTGCGCATGGTCGAACCCGAAGGGCCATGGCTTCGTCCTTTTGAACGGCTTCGGGAAAGCGGGCTTGCCGCAGCGCACGTGCAATGGCAGGGCGGCTGTGGAGGCGTGGTGCACAATCCGGCCACCGGACTGGCCGCAACCCTCCAGTTTCACGATCTGGCGGACCACAGTGGATCCGTGGACATTGCCGCCGGCGTGCTGGCCTCGTTTCGCGATCATTGGGCGGGCGCGACCCTGCCGTGGCGCATGTTCGGCATGCGGGCGCGGACTCCTTCCGATTTTCTGCTGCACGGATTTTCCTTTATGCCGGGCAAAAGCCTTGTGACCCTGCGCCGCCCCAAACGCATGCCCGCCGTGGACGCGCCCGACCGTGACATCGGACGGGGGCCGGGTGTGCTCCTTGAGCTGGAACGGCTCGTGCCCGCGGACGTGGTGCTCGGAGACCGGCCGGTTTCCCTGTGGGCGGCCGAGTATTGTTCCGAACGCATACAAGGGGAAACCCGGGAGCAGGGACAGGGCATTGCCTGGAATTCGCTCCGCAAGCGTTTTTTGCGCAGGCCCGTGCTTTCCATGGGCCGCATCTGGCACGATGCCTCGCGCAACGCTCTGCTCGGGGTGTATGCGTCGGGCGACATTCCCTTGGACAACCACCAATTCGACGAGGTATGTGCGCAGTATGGGGCTGTTTAAACGCAAACCGAAGCCGGTCATGAACCGGGAACAGGCGTTGAACATGGTCGTTGTGCGCAACGAAACCGTGCGGCCGGAGACCGGCGCGGGCGGACTGGTGCGCCTTCATTACGAAGTGGCTTCCCGGCCATGGTTCGGCCGCCTTGCCGAGCGCGTGGGCATGTGGGACGGCTCGCCCGTGCAACGGACCCTTGAACTGGACGAACTCGGTTCGTTCGTGTGGAATACCATCGACGACAAACAGACCGTGCGTGCGCTTTCCGAACGATTCGTGCAGCGCTACAGGGTGCAGACCCGCGAGGCCGAGGTGGCCGTCACTGAATTTCTTCGCCAGCTTGGGCGGCGCGGTTTGATTGCTTTACTCTAGGGTGGCTGGGAACAGCGGTCTGCGGCGTTGCCTCGTTTCCCCTCCGGGGGGGGCAGGGCTCTGCCCTGCACCCGCAAGGGACACGTCCCTTGACCCTTTTCTGTTGTGCATTCTTCGAATGCACAACAGGGTGGAGAAAGGGGCGGAGAAAATGTTTGGACAGCTTCTTTCCTGTTTTTTCAAGTAGTTTTTACGTCAGCCCCAAACGACTGCGGCCCGTCCTGCAAAAGCAGGGCGGGCCGCAGCGCCAAAAGGTTTTGGTGGAGGGGTTTGGGGAGGCCCCTTTTTCAAAAGGGGCCTCCCCAACTCTTTCCCGTAAAAATTTTACAGGTCGGCCAGCGAGCCGATGGCCGCGCCGGTCCAGTCCTCGTTCTTGCCCTTGAAGTTGGGCTTGAGCATCTTCTGGAGCACGCCCTTGGGGCCGATCTCCGTGAAGGTGCGGATGCCGTCGTTCCACATGGAGGCCAGCGTCTGTACCCAGAGCACGGAAGAGGTCATCTGCTTCTGCATGATTTCGGCGATGGCTTCGGGGGCCTGCTCGGGGAGTCCGGTGGCGTTGCAGTAGACCGGGAAGGCGGGCGCGTTCCAGTCCAGCTTTTTGAGCAGCCCGGCGAACTCGTCGGCGGCCTCGTTGATGAGCGGGGAATGGAATGCGCCGGATACGGCCAGCTTGATGCAGCGGCCCTTGTTCTGCTTGGCCAGATCAGCGGCCGCGTCCAGAGCTTCCTGTTCGCCGGAGATGACGAACTGGCCCGGGGTGTTGTAGTTGGCGATGCGCAGTTCCTTGCCGGAAGCGTCCACGGCCTTGTCCACGATTTCGGCCACGGCGTCCTGTTCCAGCTTGAGCACGGCGGCCATGCCGTGTCCCTCGCGTCCGGCCTCGGCCATGAGCCTGCCCCGGATGCATACGGCCTTGACCGCATGGCGCGGGGAGAGCACTCCGGCGGCAGAGAGCGCCGCGAATTCACCCAGGCTGTGTCCGGCGGCGGCCAGCGGTTCCAGCGAGCCTGCGCAGGCCTGCCACAAGGTCAGGTTGACCACGGTCAGTG
This window encodes:
- a CDS encoding PqqD family protein encodes the protein MGLFKRKPKPVMNREQALNMVVVRNETVRPETGAGGLVRLHYEVASRPWFGRLAERVGMWDGSPVQRTLELDELGSFVWNTIDDKQTVRALSERFVQRYRVQTREAEVAVTEFLRQLGRRGLIALL
- a CDS encoding ACP S-malonyltransferase, with the translated sequence MTKTALLFPGQGSQEQGMGRDAAEASAEALDLWKYAEQESGLPLREIYWDGTDADMADTRALQPALTVVNLTLWQACAGSLEPLAAAGHSLGEFAALSAAGVLSPRHAVKAVCIRGRLMAEAGREGHGMAAVLKLEQDAVAEIVDKAVDASGKELRIANYNTPGQFVISGEQEALDAAADLAKQNKGRCIKLAVSGAFHSPLINEAADEFAGLLKKLDWNAPAFPVYCNATGLPEQAPEAIAEIMQKQMTSSVLWVQTLASMWNDGIRTFTEIGPKGVLQKMLKPNFKGKNEDWTGAAIGSLADL
- a CDS encoding PP2C family protein-serine/threonine phosphatase, with product MDALPVRELAMVLFWPLLAAGAVRVLIRKRMVDRAPLLVQPGRQFRMDFSLFALAGLLMAGILHVVHGFPLLHSGMKLALGLVTVGLFAGLDMALARERSVIAQAMQRNGATRPPRELSPMTRRFAVIATMALLLMTALLLLLLARDMHWLRTQIPDPEAVGTVTRSILTEIAFVMAALMGLIINLIISWARNLKILFRNETEVLERVSRGELDKLVPVATNDEFGYIAGHTNEMIKGLRHGMHMRQGLQIAREIQRNFLPANPPHIPKLDCAAASRSSDETGGDFYDWIECEDGCGRTVFMVGDVVGHGIGAALLMASVRAMLRQSGATLHGPAETVHAVNRSLCRDTDKSGRFVTLFLLEADQASRTVRWVNAGHPPAIIYDSGTDTFTPLQGQGIPLGVDNAWEYTENETEWLKPGQTLLAGTDGIWETPGPNGTRFGQKRFLRVVRQNARRDAQGLLQAVMDELDRFREGTPQDDDVTLLILRAEP
- a CDS encoding STAS domain-containing protein, with protein sequence MGIEQVNEGGVTILQVDGSLDGDGTQVLEEKVLSLLDGDTSCLLFDFSDLDYINSSGLRVLVLAYQRLKKSSGKVAICGVKDYIQEVFEVSGYDKIFSMFPSRNEALGGL